Proteins found in one Nostoc sp. NIES-3756 genomic segment:
- the hisD gene encoding histidinol dehydrogenase yields MLVLKTTAPEFNSKFPALVSDRREATVDVSGTVREILADVKVRGDAAVKDYTSRFDHYSPDSHHLSAAFIAEQAAKCSAEVKAAIELAAERITSFHQKQLPQDIGYTDATGVKLGLNWVALSQVGIYVPGGRASYPSSVLMNALPAKIAGVERIVMTVPMPHGEINPAVLAAAQVAGVTEIYSIGGAQAIAALAYGTQTITPVDKIVGPGNAYVAEAKRQVFGTVGIDSIAGPSEILVVADRQNNPEWIAWDLLSQAEHDPSAQSILITDDESFAQEVIAAVEQILTKLPTKQVATSSWQNHGAVIIVNDFAESIPLLNQLAPEHVELCVDNPQLLASQIKCAGSLFLGRYTPEAIGDYLGGPNHVLPTSRSARFASGLSVYDFLKRITYLECNQTALQTIGQAAVTLAQAEGLPAHAGSVAIRLQS; encoded by the coding sequence ATGCTAGTCCTGAAAACAACCGCCCCAGAATTTAACAGCAAATTCCCAGCCTTAGTGAGCGATCGCCGAGAAGCAACGGTTGATGTTAGTGGTACAGTACGCGAGATCCTGGCTGATGTGAAAGTGCGGGGTGATGCCGCAGTCAAGGACTACACCAGTCGTTTCGACCATTACAGCCCCGATTCCCACCATTTAAGTGCAGCTTTCATTGCCGAACAAGCAGCAAAATGTTCTGCTGAGGTGAAAGCAGCAATAGAATTAGCAGCTGAACGCATCACTTCCTTTCACCAAAAGCAACTACCCCAAGACATTGGTTACACAGATGCCACAGGCGTAAAATTGGGCTTAAATTGGGTAGCTCTATCCCAAGTAGGAATTTACGTCCCTGGAGGACGCGCCAGCTATCCTAGTTCAGTGTTGATGAATGCCCTACCCGCCAAAATTGCCGGGGTAGAAAGGATAGTGATGACAGTACCCATGCCTCACGGAGAAATCAATCCTGCCGTCCTGGCTGCTGCCCAAGTCGCTGGCGTGACAGAAATATATAGTATTGGTGGGGCGCAAGCGATCGCCGCCTTAGCCTACGGTACACAAACCATTACCCCTGTAGATAAGATTGTCGGCCCTGGTAACGCTTACGTTGCCGAAGCCAAACGTCAAGTATTCGGGACTGTAGGTATTGACAGCATCGCCGGGCCTTCAGAAATTTTAGTTGTCGCCGATCGCCAAAATAATCCAGAATGGATTGCCTGGGATTTATTATCGCAAGCTGAACACGACCCCAGCGCCCAATCTATCTTAATTACCGATGATGAATCCTTTGCCCAAGAGGTAATCGCCGCAGTTGAGCAAATTCTTACCAAGCTACCTACCAAACAAGTAGCAACTAGCAGTTGGCAAAATCACGGTGCAGTAATTATAGTTAACGATTTCGCCGAAAGTATCCCCTTACTTAATCAACTAGCGCCAGAACACGTAGAACTGTGCGTAGATAATCCCCAATTACTAGCTAGTCAAATTAAATGCGCTGGTAGCCTATTTTTAGGACGCTACACCCCAGAAGCGATCGGCGATTATCTAGGCGGCCCCAATCATGTCCTACCCACTTCCCGTTCCGCCCGTTTTGCCTCCGGCTTAAGCGTTTACGATTTTCTCAAACGCATCACCTACTTGGAATGCAATCAAACCGCACTGCAAACAATCGGTCAAGCAGCCGTCACACTTGCCCAAGCCGAAGGCTTACCAGCCCACGCAGGCAGCGTTGCCATCCGGTTACAATCCTAG